A stretch of Monomorium pharaonis isolate MP-MQ-018 chromosome 7, ASM1337386v2, whole genome shotgun sequence DNA encodes these proteins:
- the LOC118646561 gene encoding uncharacterized protein LOC118646561: MYDCYTTQVRAADGFTAPIRIRSGVKQGCPLSPIVFNIAIDSVLRATTEFNDEYRLHGHRWSTLAYADDIALLSSTPERMRGLLNAVETEAASVGLRFNPAKCTTLHIGVGNGGRVLPTSFRIQGQPIRPLLEGESCEHFGVPTGFSADQTLYATVGDIVSDLQAVDRSLLAPWQKFDVMATFILPRLDFLLLGARVLKRPLTAIDKTIRHYVKSWMNLPQRASAEGVYMPPKWEGDGLLPLSDLADVLFIAHVFRMLTVRNAAVRTLTWESLREMVRRTIGHVPSCEDIASFLSSSLEGNLRDGGEVLLWSRARNAARRQSERLLLRWRWVDEMEEMILECRGPRGAAIKIPPGARGLIVGRLRSAVAEHCASTLLAKKDHGKVFKVSSRCRVSHHFIRGGSFTRFANWRFIHKAHLDVLPLNGERRWGEGDKRCRRCGEVSETLPHVLCHCGVHFAAIQMRHNAALHRL; this comes from the coding sequence ATGTACGATTGTTACACGACGCAAGTGCGTGCCGCCGACGGATTCACGGCGCCCATCCGTATTCGCTCGGGCGTCAAGCAGGGTTGTCCGTTAAGCCCCATTGTTTTTAACATCGCCATCGACTCGGTGTTGCGTGCAACCACCGAGTTCAATGACGAATATCGGCTTCACGGTCACCGGTGGAGCACATTGGCTTATGCGGATGACATTGCACTCCTGTCATCGACGCCCGAGAGAATGCGGGGACTGCTCAATGCAGTGGAAACGGAGGCAGCGTCGGTAGGGTTGCGGTTCAACCCTGCCAAATGTACCACCCTGCACATCGGTGTGGGCAATGGCGGCAGGGTCCTGCCGACATCATTCAGGATCCAGGGCCAACCGATACGTCCGCTGTTAGAGGGTGAATCCTGCGAACACTTCGGGGTTCCAACGGGATTCTCCGCCGACCAGACGCTCTACGCCACTGTCGGGGACATCGTCTCTGACCTCCAGGCAGTTGACCGTTCTCTCCTCGCTCCGTGGCAGAAATTTGATGTTATGGCAACGTTCATCCTGCCCCGTTTGGATTTTCTGCTGCTGGGAGCCAGGGTATTGAAGCGTCCTCTCACGGCCATAGACAAAACCATCCGTCATTACGTGAAATCCTGGATGAATCTCCCTCAGCGAGCGAGTGCGGAGGGCGTCTACATGCCACCCAAATGGGAGGGGGATGGACTCCTGCCGCTCTCAGATCTCGCTGACGTCTTGTTTATCGCTCACGTTTTCCGTATGCTTACAGTGCGTAACGCGGCGGTCAGGACGTTGACGTGGGAATCATTGAGGGAAATGGTTCGTCGCACGATCGGTCACGTCCCTAGTTGCGAGGATATCGCCAGTTTCCTCTCTAGCTCGCTGGAGGGGAATCTGAGGGACGGAGGGGAGGTTTTGCTCTGGTCGAGGGCTCGGAACGCCGCAAGGAGACAGTCGGAGAGGTTGTTGCTGCGATGGCGGTGGGTCGATGAGATGGAGGAGATGATATTGGAATGCCGAGGTCCCAGAGGAGCGGCGATTAAGATTCCGCCTGGAGCGCGCGGCCTGATTGTGGGTCGGTTGCGCTCAGCTGTAGCAGAGCACTGCGCGAGTACTCTACTCGCTAAGAAGGACCACGGAAAGGTCTTCAAGGTGTCGTCGCGGTGCCGAGTGAGCCATCATTTTATCCGCGGCGGCAGCTTCACTCGCTTCGCCAACTGGCGCTTTATACATAAGGCCCATCTAGACGTTTTGCCCCTCAACGGCGAACGGCGTTGGGGGGAAGGAGACAAGCGCTGTCGGCGATGCGGTGAAGTATCGGAGACACTTCCCCATGTGCTTTGCCACTGCGGTGTCCACTTTGCCGCAATACAAATGAGGCACAACGCTGCATTGCACCGCCTCTGA